The stretch of DNA ATTTAACAGAAAACACAGGTTCAATATTCTTTCATTATCACTGAGAAATGTAACCAAGAAACATGTTTTTGTTTAGTTTACTTCAGTAGTTGATTCTACAATAAAATAGTTTTAACAAAGCATAATTATTAGCTTCTACAAGTAATTAAAGATTTTTGAATCCATTTGATTTTTCACATTTTAGGTAATTAGCTTCTGCAAATTACTAACTCCTAGACAAGCTGAAGGTTAGAGAAATAATACAGTGAAAAATGCATTTATTGATTGAAATTTACAATCTATATTTATATTGCTTTTCGACAGGCTATAATGAGGATTAATGTAAATTAAGTTGTATTATTGATGAGAAGATGGTAGAGTCATCTGTACTTCTCTCTATTGTATCTTATCGAAAGTCAAAATGAGCAATTTACACTGTTGGACTTTTTTTTGCAGGAAATATAGCTGCATTGTTCTATTCTCTATTCGTTCTAGCAATAGTGATCAAACTGTGGTTTTGAGAACTATAGGATATTAATATACTAAAAATTGACTGTGAGGCAATTGATCTACCGCTGGATGCACTTGCATTTTTTTTCTGATAATGGTTTTGATTAATGTTAGTTCCATTTTGCTAACAGGAAGAACCCATATGCATTTTTTATTCACGATATGGTATCTGCAAGTTTGGCACACACTGCAAATTTGACCATCCTATGGCAGCACCCATGGGAATATATGCTTACAGCCTTGCCACATCCTCTTTAGCTGATGTGGCAGTCGCTAGAAATTTACTTGCAACCTCGTCCGGACCTCCATCGTTCCAAGCTCCTCTTGAAGTTGCCACCGGGAAGTCTAGACGACTTTTGTTCTCTGATTCTCTGCAAATTGCTTCCGGCGATGAACGTATCAAGTCAGAGGGATCACAAGCCACTTCAAGCACCGGCAAACTTTCTTCTTTCTGAGAACCTTGTGAGATAAAAGGTATCTTTCCGAACCAAGTTTTTCATGAAGAACCAAGTTACGGTGTCTCATTCCGGTTGTTGTACCATGATGCTGTTTCACTTTGAgattaaagaaagagaaaaagattcTGTGTTTGACAAATGCACTATGCTTttctaacaattttacatgagaGCCAGTTGTGTCTAGATTTTGTTCTTTTGGCCGACTGCCATGCTGCCATccctgcttaaaaattttaagttatctttatgtttattattctaaatttaagttatatatatatatatatatatataggattaattcgaattttcttaaaatatatatatatatattttactatTAATCATCTGATTATTAACTGATCATTTGATTATcagtgtttatttatttttttgactcaGATAAATTAATTCCAATTAAAAATAGAAATGATTAAtctgaacttttggactttatgtTATTATGGACAAGCCGAGACGAATAAGGCAGGAGATACTGCTTGAAGAAAGGGTTGACTTCACTCGTGTCTCTCGAGGCTTTCGAGTCATTATGCACAATGCAAAATGGGGATCGGTCTCAAGAACAACTGTCGTAAACGTCTGAAATCATTCCTGCAGGTACAGAGGTCAACGCATCATCTGAAGGAGCAGAAAAGAATGCTGCAATGCATCATCTGAAATCTAGCATGGTATATTATAGCCCCCCAGATAACCTCACATTTAGCAGTTAACATTAAGTAAGAAGCCATTCAAGAGATTTTAACAGCACTACTACTACCATCTCCAATGTAGTCATTATAGAGAATCTACATTTCGACGACAATTTTCCCGGTGGCGTGGCCACTCATGCTCCTGGCCCAGGCCTCCTCTGCCTTGGTCAACCGATGTGTCGAATCCACAATGGTCTTGAGCTTACCTTCCTGTGCCATGTCCACCAGAAACTTCATGTCCTCGGACTTGGGGCTTAGTAACAACGGCACCAGCTTCTTCTTCGAAAAGGTCAGCTTCTTGAGCATGGAGGTAGCCATGGTCTGGAGGGTGGGAGTTATGTCGATCACCTTCCCCTCGGTGCTCAGATTAGGCTCGAAAGTGGACCAGGAAATGTTGGTGGTGCAATGGATGACTGCATCGTACTTCTTGCCTGATGGGCTACATAGCTTTGCACCTTCGGGAGTCTTGTAGTCGAGCACCTCATCCGCGCCCAGACTCTTTATGAGTTCGATGTTGCGGGCGCCGCAAGTGGCTGTGACATGGTGGCCTGCGTGCTTGGCGAGCTGCAGCGCGTAGTGCCCCACGCCACCGGAGGCTGCTGTGATCAGAATGTTAGATGGCTTGTCGGTGGCATCAAACTTGGTTCCGGCAGCCTTCAGTGCCTGGAGAGCAGTCATGGCAGCCGTTGGTAGGCTTGCGGCTTCAGGGGGAGAGAGTTCAGGCGGCCTAGTCACCATTAGGCCGATAGGTGCCACAGCAAACTCGGCGAGCCCACCACCATTCTGTCATAACAAATTATCGGaagtcaagaaagaaagaaaaaaaaacacaagCATGATAATAATAGAGAAAGAGCAACTTTGCTGAATTGAAGGAGCAAAAGATAATTGAGAATTTGCTGCAATTAGAAAAGATCGACACAAAAGTCAACAAACCAATAAAAAGGTGTTATAATCTCAAGTCACCTTAACTAAAGTTTATAGCATCACAATCTCTCAGGTGGTTTCACAGTTTGATTTACCATCACATTCATCTCATTGTAAACAAAATCTATGTTTAAAGAACTTCTCTACCTATGGAGTTTCCCAATCAATTAAATAAAGCATACATGAGATCAGGCATTAAGCTATTTCAAAGATTCCATTTTAATTTCTTTCACTAAATGAAAAcattatgatgcacaaataacATCGAGCACACTTACAAAAAAGTTCAGCATGCCAACAACTTTGTCACCTTTCTTGAAGGCACTAACTTCAGGACCCAACTCAGCAACTTCTCCTGCTACATCAGCAACTGTTTCACAAAAATGAAGATGTCATCAAATAAATACAGTGATTTCACTTTCGCTGAAACATAATAAACCAGACATACTCGATAATCATGAGTTATTAAACACGAATTCGAAAAAGAAAAGGTCTATCGGTTGGTTGATGCAAAGGAAACCAGATAAACCTACCTTGTCAATGCACCTAAAAGCAAAACATGATATGCTAACAATAGTCTCGGTGTGTCCATTGCAGCTGTTCATTCATATATTTACTAGCATAACAAGACATTTATGTATGGTGTATTTTGGCTAAAAACAACTTCAAGAAGCAACGAGAACGggcaaaaaaaaaagttacataGACTACTCGAGTTTAACATGAACATTTCATGTAAATTTGAACCACAAAACTGCAAAAGGACAATAAGTGCTGAGAAAATTGATTGATGATCTAAAGATTTTAGAAAACTAGCACGCATCATATCTATACAAGTTTACTGACGAGAAAAAAGGAGAATAGAAAAAGATCATATGCTTAAATAATTAGGTATTAAATTGATCAGAAACCATTTCTTTCTGCAATCATTGAGTTACAATGACAAAAAGGTTGCTCAAGAGATAATAGATCGCCTAGCACATTCAACATATTGGTGATGATAACACCGAAGTTCTCAACCACCGACGAATAATCTTCTCTATCATTTAGTGGTAGTTGCTTGCTTACCGGGTGTAAATGGAAACTTGGGTGGCAAAAATGGACGCAACATGCCAACCTGAATTTTCCAATCGATTGGGTTTATACTTGCTGCCTCCAACTTAAGCAAAATCTCATTTTTCTTTGGTGAAGGAATTGGAACCTCAACATGCTGCAGTGAGCATAATAATCAATCAAACAGAAAAAATAAACCAATTGTGGTAAAAGCACAACGATGTGATAGGTGAGTTTATAAATAACAGATCCGGATCAGGTACCTATGAACCTTGATATTTTGACAAATTCTTGTAAATTTGAAAGTAATAGACCACATGTTTCACTAGGCAAAACAATACAACAACAACAGTATGCAGGTCaaataagacttcatggtatcatAGAAATGTTCctagagaaataaaaaataaaaaaaataaaatcaacagAGGAGCATAAAATTTTGATCCGAAATACAATTATAGATCTCTTAATCCTTAAACCCAGAAGAAAATTCTGCGTTAGAAGTGGTTTTCAATCATCTGGAAAAAGCATGGTGACTGATTCCTAGATGAAGAAAGAGTAAAAAGAAAAGGAGCAGCACATACTTTGGTCAAAAAATGAATTATAATTCCGGAAAAATACAattaaagataattttaactcctAAAATTCAGTTATTACGTAGGTTTAGCAGAGATTTTTgatcatatataaaatatatatatatatatatatatatatatatatatataattttaaatagatTTGTCAAGAGGTGAATCTTAGATCTGGAAAATACAATGACAAATCTTTTAACCATGAAATTTAGAAATTGTGTAGGCTAGCAAACATTTCGATCATATATAAAAACCAAGGTGTCGGGTTCCcagaaaaggaggaaaaaaaaggcatgtaatagtgaatAATTTTGTTAAAAGGTGAATTTTATATCCAGAAAACACAATTGTAGATCTTTTAACCCTAAGATTCAGAAATTATGAAGGTAGCAAAGGTTTCGATCACATATAAAGATCAAGTGGTTCAGTTCCCGGAAAAGGGGGGAAAAGGCATATAATTGTAAATAGTTTTCacaaaaatcaaaaatttcaacTGGAAAATACAATTACGGATCTTTTAACCCTAAATTCAAAAATAGTGTAGGTTAGCAAAGATTTGGATCATATATAAAATCAAGATTCGGGTTCCCCcccaaaaaaaagtaaaaaagacaTATAATTAATGCAAATAATTTTGTCAAAAAAATGAATTTTACATCCAGAAAATACAATTACAGATATTGAAACCCTAACGCTAAGGGGCGTTCCATCAGATAACAAAACTAAGGGATCTTGGGCCAGCAACAGTTAAATTATTCGGCCACtgttgtgtatatatatttacatatataatataaGAACAGTCTATGATAAGGTACAGGGCATTGACTCACGCTCTTCTCAACCGCTCAAACACAAGTCAAAAGGTAAAGACTTTCCgaatatcttcatgatttcttTGAACAGAAGCGGACCAATGAATTACGTAAAGCGAATTTTTATGGATTTGGCCTGACTTGATTAAAATACGGTTGTCTGACGAGTTAATTTGTAAGGGACAAGGCCTGGTTCCACCATTTCAGGATGGAGGAGGCGGAATGAATCCCATCGCATCAGGGGGAGAATGGAACTCGTACCGAATCGGCAGCCTGCTCACCTTGAGGGCGCCGGCGCCACCGCCGTAGGACGGGTACTGGATGGCCTTCATGGTGCTCTTCTCCTCCGCCATGCGTTCTTGGTGGGTAGAGACCGGAGAAATCGAGAGCGAGGGTGATGGGTGGACGCTCGTTGCGCGCACCATTTTTATTGAGGCGACGAATCTGAAGGGACGCAACTCAAGACAGGGAACGCCGTTACTGTCCCAACCATGGGCTGTGGGGCCCACCCCACCCGGGCGTCGCGCCCCGGCAAGCGGATGTAATGGGGTGTATACCCTGGCTGGAACGAGACAGGAAATCCGCATCGTGCCCCGGCTAAAAGCATGAACCATTGTCTGATGACGCGGCGACCATCCATTGGATATCGGTAACGTACTCCATCCACGACGCTgtgataatattttaatattttaattacttttaataataataaaaaaatgacgAAGATATAATCTTATAATAATCTATCCAAGTCTTGATTAGATAAGCTAGTCAACATCTTTATGGTTCATAATTTTCACTCAAATCATTATAATTTTTTCAATACATCGAAATTAATTCACAATTCATCGGTCATAATTTAAGAATtcctaaatttataatttattttgataaattatcatccATTTCAAATCTATAATTTCATACTCCACTATTTGTTGTTCCTTATTTCCTCTAAATTTTAATTATACGTTGAAGAATATAAAGAACTGTTAATTGAGTGTGTTTGTGAATGAAATTTGTATGTAGTATGATTCATTCTAAGAATAATACTTTTTTAACTCAATAATAGAAAATTTATCCTAAACTTCTCTCTAAATCGAGTATATTAAAAAGAAACACTATTATTTTAGTAGTACTATTTTCTTGATTTTGGTCTAAtaaggaaaataatatttttcggaTATAACCCTACAATAAATATATGACAACTTGAATCG from Musa acuminata AAA Group cultivar baxijiao chromosome BXJ2-11, Cavendish_Baxijiao_AAA, whole genome shotgun sequence encodes:
- the LOC103970723 gene encoding chloroplast envelope quinone oxidoreductase homolog, whose protein sequence is MAEEKSTMKAIQYPSYGGGAGALKHVEVPIPSPKKNEILLKLEAASINPIDWKIQVGMLRPFLPPKFPFTPVADVAGEVAELGPEVSAFKKGDKVVGMLNFFNGGGLAEFAVAPIGLMVTRPPELSPPEAASLPTAAMTALQALKAAGTKFDATDKPSNILITAASGGVGHYALQLAKHAGHHVTATCGARNIELIKSLGADEVLDYKTPEGAKLCSPSGKKYDAVIHCTTNISWSTFEPNLSTEGKVIDITPTLQTMATSMLKKLTFSKKKLVPLLLSPKSEDMKFLVDMAQEGKLKTIVDSTHRLTKAEEAWARSMSGHATGKIVVEM